taaaatACAGAGAGCTTCGCAGAGGTAAGGCTActttatgtttgtgtcttcCCTGTAAATGTTCACAGTCAAGCTAGTCACTCTGTACTATGAGAAACTGATGAGACTCATGAGATAGTAACATTATGGTAAACAACGCAATTTAGAGTAACTGCTTTTTATTGAAAACTTCCCTTTCACCTATGGCTTTGAAACTGACATCCTTGGGTATAACATCTCATGCTCAGGCTgattagcttaacttagcataaacacaagaaacagcagGAAAAGTTGACCTGTCCCTGTACAGAGATGACTAAATTAATCTACCAGCAACTCtacagctcactaattaacatgttattcTTTGTTCATTAAATATGTGTCAAAACAACACTGGTGAACGCATATTTCCCAAgatgttgaactatttctttaatgtCACACTAATGAATGAGTTGACAAATTTGAGGTAGGCTGTTACAATCAAGACTTTCAGAGGAAGTTGAGTTTGTCAGAGTTATAAGTGTCACAGTAGGTTGAGTCTGAACTAAGTGGGGAGGCAAAGGTCATCCCCTTTAGTTCAAACCGCGGCTGCTCCGCTAGAGGTGAAACctggacagaaagagacagatataTCAGTGTAAGCTATCTATCTTCAGCCAACATAGATGAGACAAAACTGACCTTATGCTAAGATTGTTTTATCAATGGCTAACTCTGTGATTAGaggcttttaatttattttatagtgtGCACTGCTACgtcagataacatggaaaaccAGCATGCTTTTCTGTAAACTCTGTGCaggttttgcaaatgtttttagaGTAACGCACCCAACATGTATGTTAGACCTCAACGATACACTCAAGATCACTTTTCATTTGGAAAAACAGACTAGCACTAACTCACTGTTATCAAGTTATcaagtgtgtgcgtgcgcagaCTGCTATGGGCAGCAGGATGTAACTCAGAATAAGCTGGTGGCATTTTCACAGTAGGAGGATTGTGTATCTGCAGAGACACAAGAGAGTGACACATAATTAGTACATTAATAGTGGAGAGTGAAGagaacaggagaggagaagttCTCTCAGTGAAACACACTAACCAGAGGCCCGGTTGGAGTAAAAGAAGGCTGAGCGGAGTAGTGTGTCCCAGAGGGCTGACTGAGGTAGTCTTGACTCGGTCCGACAGGCTGATTGTAATACTACAGTtagaataaaacagaaacacattggGCACACGTGGCATCAACAGCTGGACTACTGTACtagtgtacacacacaacaaaaagtGTCAGGTAGTTTTAATGCAAAATCTGTTGACCTCTGGGGAAGGCATAGCAGGTTCAGCATTAGCAGTCTCAGATCTGTCCTTTTTGGAGGAGCGctttccacagcagcagcacctcACGCAAGCACAGCAGGAAAGGGCAGCGAGGATAACACCAACCCCAATACCAAAGGCAAATGAATCATTCCGTAGTGCTGAAACATTGATGGTGAATGTCAAATATATGCTGCTTCGCTTccagcctctcaaatgtgaggatatCCTGCTTTTCTCTGATTTGTATCACTCGAAAATCTATCTCGGACATATATAATTTAGGTTTTAAGACTGAGTGGTCTCTGGTGGgttgagaaaacaaacaaaagaagctAAAAAATAAGGCTTCTTATGACAAGGTGAGGAATTCAGTAACACAGTCATCTGACAATTATTATAAAACACAGAGGTTACTTACGCTCCATTTCCAGTAACACCACTAAGGCATTGTTGCCATTCTGATCTCTGACCTCGAAACGTCCGCTGCATGACATTTTGAGGTCGTCATTTAAAATCCCACATGGCTTTAACAGATGAAAAAATGTGCAATCACGTTCATCCAAACCCTCTTTCAGTCTGCCTTGACGAACTATCTCTGTCCCTCCCATTTCATGGTCACTTTCTGGGAAGAAGTAAATGTTGCAGGAGTTCGGTTCCAGGTGAAAAATGAAGTGGAGGCTTCCACCAGGATTCCGTGAATAGGCTTTCGTGTTTGCTGGAAGAGAGGACCCACAAGTCAGAGGATATCAAAGTGGTTCTCCGCCTAAAATCTTTTGTACCAAACTCTGATCATGTGGTCTTGGTTCTTGCCTATTCGCCTAAAAGAATAgtccaacattttgggaaatatgcttattcacttcCTTTTTAAGAGATAGATGAGAAGATAGTTACCACTCTCACGTCTGTAGGTTGAATATAAAGCTACTGCTagcagatggttagcttagcttagcacaaaaactggaaacagggCGAAACAGCTGTCCAAATGTAACAAATTCCAACTACGAGCAGCACATAGTCTGGAATATAACTCCGCCTAAAAACTGCAACTTGTCTTTTTACACTTCATATTTAGTTCGGTTGAACAAAGTACAAgataaaatgcattaataaGTGAGCTTTAGAAGAGCTGGTAGGCTGACCATGTAACCTTTGgaaaggctagctgtttccccatttccagtcattgtgctaagctaagctaaccatttcctgtattttcatatttactgtatagatatgagagtggtatcaacctTTTCATCTAACGCTGAAAAAGAAAGCAAACCGAATTTTCTAAAATGTGGAACTGTTCCTTTACATTGGATTTCAGTGATGATAAATTTTCATCCATGTGCTCAAATGCTCCAAACAGTAGTGTCTTCTCTAAATTATGGTTACATGCACTCTTTCTATCTTGTTGACTATCTTGTGTCTTGAAAAAAGAAGCACCAAGAAAGGAAATTTGACACATTGAGAACTAAGAAGGATCCTCACCTACTACCTCAAAGATCTTTGTAGACAGTATTTTCTGATCTTTGTCTCTCATTATGTAGCGGCCACTGTCTTTCTGGGTTACATTAAAAATCGCATAGTAGGCACCTATCACCGTATGCCTACGGTCCTCTATGGCTTGAGGGTTATCATGTCTCCACAAGATTGTCACATTTGAGTTGTGCTTAGGTTTGAATTCAATGGACTGAGCATTTCTGAGCAGCAGTATGCTGAATGTTTCCCCATAGTCACACTCATACGTATCCTCATAATATGAGAAGCCTAGGAAAGGaaggaacagaaaaaaaaaacactgattacAAACATTGCAAATGTATGTTAACATTACCAAATATTTTGAGCCCTTCATTGCTTTGGAATAAATGGATGCACATATACCCCCATCTATTATATGAACTACTATGCAGTTACACTATTGTAAATTACTATCATTATTGATATTGAAGTATTCAGATGTTTTACTTGAGTCAAAGTAGCAAtgtcacaatgtaaaaatactttagTAAGTATTTGAGCTAAATGCACTTAAAATCTAACCTAAAAGGTCCTCCAAGTTCCCAAAAGGTTGTCTTATAACTTGTGTGTACAAAAATTATCTTAAAATCTAAATAGGCTTAAGACATataacatgataaaaaaaaatctaaacatctAGTTAGTTTTGTTGCAGTACACGCTACAAATGTAGTACTCATTATTAGTACATGGTAACCTTAAATAAATAGCCTGAACTGCATAACTCAAGACACCAGTGTGGGAATGCAGTGCATTTAATCTGTAATAATGCATTAGGCTATATTTTATGACCTGACCATGCGTTTTGTAAATATAACCTAGTAATCAAGCATAGttcagtaaaaagtacaatattttcttcTGAAATGTAGTCGTGCATGAG
This portion of the Micropterus dolomieu isolate WLL.071019.BEF.003 ecotype Adirondacks linkage group LG19, ASM2129224v1, whole genome shotgun sequence genome encodes:
- the LOC123957770 gene encoding uncharacterized protein LOC123957770 isoform X2; its protein translation is MRDKDQKILSTKIFEVVANTKAYSRNPGGSLHFIFHLEPNSCNIYFFPESDHEMGGTEIVRQGRLKEGLDERDCTFFHLLKPCGILNDDLKMSCSGRFEVRDQNGNNALVVLLEMEPLRNDSFAFGIGVGVILAALSCCACVRCCCCGKRSSKKDRSETANAEPAMPSPEYYNQPVGPSQDYLSQPSGTHYSAQPSFTPTGPLIHNPPTVKMPPAYSELHPAAHSSLRTHTLDNLITVSPLAEQPRFELKGMTFASPLSSDSTYCDTYNSDKLNFL
- the LOC123957770 gene encoding uncharacterized protein LOC123957770 isoform X1, producing MMILLLLLGAFVCTGFSYYEDTYECDYGETFSILLLRNAQSIEFKPKHNSNVTILWRHDNPQAIEDRRHTVIGAYYAIFNVTQKDSGRYIMRDKDQKILSTKIFEVVANTKAYSRNPGGSLHFIFHLEPNSCNIYFFPESDHEMGGTEIVRQGRLKEGLDERDCTFFHLLKPCGILNDDLKMSCSGRFEVRDQNGNNALVVLLEMEPLRNDSFAFGIGVGVILAALSCCACVRCCCCGKRSSKKDRSETANAEPAMPSPEYYNQPVGPSQDYLSQPSGTHYSAQPSFTPTGPLIHNPPTVKMPPAYSELHPAAHSSLRTHTLDNLITVSPLAEQPRFELKGMTFASPLSSDSTYCDTYNSDKLNFL